Proteins encoded within one genomic window of Cucumis sativus cultivar 9930 chromosome 3, Cucumber_9930_V3, whole genome shotgun sequence:
- the LOC101220475 gene encoding thioredoxin-like fold domain-containing protein MRL7, chloroplastic isoform X2 — protein MLILQASFISMTVSPQYVVHNAFTLRRFLTAPTEYQTFKPSCYFRYHSASILPNVVHHRNSRKLPCLAVSSKSNSEHDPEPSADSKVKPKPISRIKRSKTSSEKEEENGAGIFPTTIPRKPRRGRRSEAAALEDYVRNTLEQTFASIRQQNAEVMENKENVFKEKVDNEVESESSDDEDDADEEEDVEQNDGAGRNKKKKMVVEEEDPNWPLDADVGWGVRASEYFEQHPIKNVVGDDGVEIDWEGEIDDSWVQEINCLEWESFAFHPSPLVVLVFERYNRATDNWKTLKELETALKVYWNAKDRLPPRTFGRQMNWFR, from the exons ATGTTGATTCTCCAAGCCTCTTTCATCTCAATGACGGTTTCACCTCAATATGTAGTTCATAATGCTTTTACTTTGCGTCGATTTTTAACAGCTCCTACTGAATATCAAACTTTTAAGCCTTCTTGTTATTTTAGATATCATTCAGCCAGTATTTTGCCGAATGTTGTACACCATAGAAACAGCCGAAAACTTCCTTGCCTTGCTGTTTCGTCTAAATCTAATTCAGAACATGATCCTGAACCTAGTGCTGATTctaaagtaaaaccaaaaccGATAAGTCGCATTAAGAGAAGCAAAACTTCTTCTGAaaaggaggaagaaaatgGTGCTGGGATTTTTCCAACAACAATCCCAAGGAAGCCTCGACGTGGTCGTAGAAGTGAAGCTGCAGCTCTTGAAGATTATGTTCGCAACACGCTTGAACAAACATTTGCATCTATCCGACAGCAGAATGCAGAAGTAatggaaaataaggaaaatgtATTCAAGGAAAAGGTTGATAATGAGGTTGAATCTGAAAGTagtgatgatgaagatgatgcGGACGAAGAAGAGGATGTAGAACAAAATGATGGAGCTGGAaggaataagaagaagaagatggtggTAGAGGAAGAAGATCCAAATTGGCCGCTGGATGCTGATGTGGGATGGGGAGTTCGAGCCTCGGAGTATTTTGAACAGCACCCTATCAAGAATGTGGTTGGGGATGATGGTGTCGAAATTGACTGGGAAGGGGAAATTGATGACAGTTGGGTGCAGGAAATCAACTGTTTGGAGTGGGAGAGCTTTGCTTTTCATCCTAGTCCACTTGTTGTTCTTGTTTTCGAAAGATATAACAG GGCGACTGATAATTGGAAGACTTTGAAAGAACTTGAGACAGCACTGAAAGTGTACTGGAATGCAAAGGATCGATTACCACCCCGG ACTTTCGGACGGCAGATGAATTGGTTCAGATGA
- the LOC101220475 gene encoding thioredoxin-like fold domain-containing protein MRL7, chloroplastic isoform X1, which produces MLILQASFISMTVSPQYVVHNAFTLRRFLTAPTEYQTFKPSCYFRYHSASILPNVVHHRNSRKLPCLAVSSKSNSEHDPEPSADSKVKPKPISRIKRSKTSSEKEEENGAGIFPTTIPRKPRRGRRSEAAALEDYVRNTLEQTFASIRQQNAEVMENKENVFKEKVDNEVESESSDDEDDADEEEDVEQNDGAGRNKKKKMVVEEEDPNWPLDADVGWGVRASEYFEQHPIKNVVGDDGVEIDWEGEIDDSWVQEINCLEWESFAFHPSPLVVLVFERYNRATDNWKTLKELETALKVYWNAKDRLPPRSVKIDINIERDLAYALKVRECPQILFLRGNKVLYREKDFRTADELVQMIAFFYYKAKKPSWINDKALARPF; this is translated from the exons ATGTTGATTCTCCAAGCCTCTTTCATCTCAATGACGGTTTCACCTCAATATGTAGTTCATAATGCTTTTACTTTGCGTCGATTTTTAACAGCTCCTACTGAATATCAAACTTTTAAGCCTTCTTGTTATTTTAGATATCATTCAGCCAGTATTTTGCCGAATGTTGTACACCATAGAAACAGCCGAAAACTTCCTTGCCTTGCTGTTTCGTCTAAATCTAATTCAGAACATGATCCTGAACCTAGTGCTGATTctaaagtaaaaccaaaaccGATAAGTCGCATTAAGAGAAGCAAAACTTCTTCTGAaaaggaggaagaaaatgGTGCTGGGATTTTTCCAACAACAATCCCAAGGAAGCCTCGACGTGGTCGTAGAAGTGAAGCTGCAGCTCTTGAAGATTATGTTCGCAACACGCTTGAACAAACATTTGCATCTATCCGACAGCAGAATGCAGAAGTAatggaaaataaggaaaatgtATTCAAGGAAAAGGTTGATAATGAGGTTGAATCTGAAAGTagtgatgatgaagatgatgcGGACGAAGAAGAGGATGTAGAACAAAATGATGGAGCTGGAaggaataagaagaagaagatggtggTAGAGGAAGAAGATCCAAATTGGCCGCTGGATGCTGATGTGGGATGGGGAGTTCGAGCCTCGGAGTATTTTGAACAGCACCCTATCAAGAATGTGGTTGGGGATGATGGTGTCGAAATTGACTGGGAAGGGGAAATTGATGACAGTTGGGTGCAGGAAATCAACTGTTTGGAGTGGGAGAGCTTTGCTTTTCATCCTAGTCCACTTGTTGTTCTTGTTTTCGAAAGATATAACAG GGCGACTGATAATTGGAAGACTTTGAAAGAACTTGAGACAGCACTGAAAGTGTACTGGAATGCAAAGGATCGATTACCACCCCGG TCAGTTAAGATTGATATCAATATCGAGCGCGATCTAGCCTATGCTTTGAAAGTTAGAGAATGCCctcaaattctatttttaagaGGAAACAAGGTCTTATACAGAGAAAAAG ACTTTCGGACGGCAGATGAATTGGTTCAGATGATTGCATTTTTCTATTACAAAGCAAAGAAGCCTTCATGGATCAATGATAAAGCTCTAGCTAGACCATTTTGA